In the genome of Plasmodium falciparum 3D7 genome assembly, chromosome: 2, one region contains:
- a CDS encoding stevor: MNIYYINMLVMSILLIVLFLSYNVNNHNKKYNVGYIQNNRQMIMMKSRRLAEIQLPKCPHYNNDPELKKIIDKLNEERIKKYIETNNSFEELHGLLVKERTKSLYENGMKKSSNMEKELLKKYDDSIRDEHNVISKSGIYTSDYRKLYDKSCDYQNQKILRDELASCCKVHDNYLDNLKKGCFGGVGICTLCSLLVSNIGIGYAVTAAKEVITGLYSLDIANKFTKALAGIYFFFSSSIENAGVSGVTIFYWDSMRMASIASSTINPYGIAALVLIVLVVVLIVLYIWLYRRRKKSWKHECKKHLST; this comes from the exons atgaatatatattacattaataTGTTAGTAATGTCCATTTTATtgattgttttatttttatcatataat gtaaataatcataataaaaaatataatgtaggctatattcaaaataacagacaaatgataatgatgaaatcAAGACGTTTAGCTGAAATTCAATTGCCTAAGTGTCCACACTATAACAATGATCCAGagcttaaaaaaataattgacAAATTGAATGaagaaagaattaaaaaatatatagagactaataattcttttgaaGAATTACACGGATTATTAGTGAAAGAAAGAACCAAATCTTTATATGAGAATGGTATGAAGAAATCCTCGAATATGGAAAAGGaattattgaaaaaatatgatgattCAATTCGTGATGAACATAATGTTATCTCAAAATCAGGAATTTACACAAGTGATTatagaaaattatatgataaatcTTGTGATTATCAAAATCAAAAGATATTGAGAGATGAATTGGCTTCATGCTGTAAGGTACATGATAATTATttagataatttaaaaaagggTTGCTTTGGAGGTGTAGGTATATGTACATTGTGCTCTCTTCTTGTGAGCAATATTGGTATTGGATATGCTGTGACTGCTGCTAAAGAGGTAATTACCGGTTTGTATTCTTTAGATATTGCTAATAAATTTACGAAGGCGCTTGCTGGTatctatttcttttttagttCTTCAATCGAGAATGCTGGTGTTTCTGGTGTTACTATTTTTTATTGGGATTCTATGAGAATGGCTAGTATTGCGAGTTCTACTATTAATCCTTATGGTATTGCAGCTCTGGTATTAATTGTATTAGTTGTTGTACttatagtattatatatatggttgTATAGAAGACGAAAAAAATCATGGAAACATGAATGCAAGAAACATTTAAGCAcctaa
- a CDS encoding exported protein family 1 produces the protein MIIIVPFIFFNLIFTSDMMYEYIENTKVPIFVKLFFGKSIFIEDIFYYVGMIMKEMMEGQNIREEEVAELLKDRLDLYIDNEDEWEKLMENEISMLLKSSFSNFILESIGWTYENVSNIFLEEKANSGINKKDIYLKEANERMIRNSIVLRQCKSRFISIITNYYPFKEQNNPFIKQAQYVSSSNYVLDDIINNIDYSIDNIHRAIDNLYYEHILNLLEEEKNEILEEILRNILKIILCDVETTVRRSAQKVLQNAEGDTNLMLKRAKGLQSLGKMILQKVN, from the coding sequence atgataattattgttccttttatattttttaatttaatatttacctCTGATATGATGTAtgaatatattgaaaatacCAAAGTACCTATTTttgttaaattattttttgggaaaagtatttttattgaagatatattttattatgttggTATGATTATGAAAGAAATGATGGAAGGGCAAAATATAAGAGAAGAGGAAGTAGctgaattattaaaagatagattagatttatatatagataatgaAGATGAATGGGAGAAGTTAATGGAAAATGAAATTAGCATGTTATTAAAGTCttcattttctaattttatattagaaTCTATAGGATGGACATATGAGAATGtttctaatatttttttagaaGAAAAAGCAAATTCtggtataaataaaaaagatatatatttaaaagaagcTAATGAGAGAATGATTAGAAATTCAATTGTTTTGAGACAATGTAAAAGTCGttttatatctataataacaaattattatccttttaaagaacaaaataatccTTTTATAAAGCAGGCACAATATGTATCCTCATCTAATTATGTATtggatgatataataaataatatagactATAGTATAGATAATATACATAGAGCCATAGATAATTTATActatgaacatatattaaatttattagaggaagaaaaaaatgaaatactagaagaaatattaaggaatattctaaaaattattttgtgtGATGTTGAAACAACGGTAAGAAGATCAGCACAAAAAGTATTACAAAATGCAGAAGGAGATACAAATTTGATGCTTAAAAGAGCTAAAGGATTACAATCATTGGGTAAAATGATATTACAGAAGGTTAATTga
- a CDS encoding Pfmc-2TM Maurer's cleft two transmembrane protein yields MFHYIYKIYIFTIILCASNLFNNNVVEIGTYKLSYHNGGIQFRMLAQKNTNKKPFGNTLTNILFKDKKKKNLDPQISSLVSLVDNMDITQEKKDKIKNLSLKYINSRDVKEKNESINELQKYSNNEECKEYMDSYLMHLRMQNDIKCLKRKNLWNNIWIVSTTLLLIIIMIACIIVCTPETYTALYPAFILLIFIIHIVARYFPDMKIGFKKLKTKLNTFFQNKKQITK; encoded by the exons atgtttcattatatttataaaatatatatttttaccatAATACTATGTGCATCTAATCTATTTAATAac aatGTAGTAGAAATTGGAACATACAAATTATCATACCATAATGGAGGGATACAATTCAGAATGTTAGCACAAAAAAACACAAATAAAAAACCATTCGGAAATACCTTAACGAATATATTGTTTaaggacaaaaaaaaaaaaaatcttgaTCCTCAAATTTCATCTCTAGTTAGTTTAGTAGATAATATGGATATAactcaagaaaaaaaagataaaatcaaaaatctctcattaaaatatataaatagtagagatgtaaaagaaaaaaatgaatcaaTTAATGAACTTCaaaaatatagtaataaCGAAGAATGTAAAGAATATATGGATAGTTATTTAATGCATCTTCGTAtgcaaaatgatataaaatgtttaaaaagaaaaaatttgtGGAATAATATTTGGATTGTTTCAACGACCTTATTATTAATCATTATAATGATAGCATGTATAATTGTATGTACACCTGAAACATATACTGCATTGTACCCTgcatttattcttttaatttttattatccatataGTTGCTCGTTATTTTCCTGACATGAAAATaggttttaaaaaattaaaaacaaaattgaacacattttttcaaaacaaaaagcaaataacaaaataa
- a CDS encoding exported protein family 3, with translation MNYFLSLFNVSLFFLLIFKYSYKNIVKKDLQDKFNKSIITINIASRILTENNKKWYKKYIYTSIFSGNKNPQKRERKNEEENQKDNTKVDNDNNMENEMENHIDDSIDDPMDDLMNDKWEHHNSLEDRIKEYYTLTDPSDGEENNSFFKKLKLIMNILDEVHSDLLINNSVTDGSIFSPELVPISVLSTMTLACPPIGTVTLPYITNRINFLNRYEGQNIHTEHDLKIFK, from the exons atgaaCTACTTTCTGTCACTTTTTAATGTATCCTTATTTTTTctcttaatatttaaatattcatacaag AATATAGTAAAAAAAGATCTACAAGATAAATTTAACAAATccataataacaataaatataGCAAGTCGAATACTaacagaaaataataaaaaatggtataagaaatatatttatacatcaATATTTAGTGGAAATAAAAATCCACaaaaaagagaaagaaaaaatgaagaggAAAATCAAAAAGACAATACAAAAGtggataatgataataatatggaaaatgAGATGGAAAATCATATAGATGATTCTATAGACGACCCTATGGATGATCTTATGAATGATAAATGGGAACATCATAATTCATTGGAAGATAGAATAAAAGAATACTATACATTAACAGACCCATCAGATGGCgaagaaaataattcattttttaaaaaacttaaattaattatgaatatattagatGAAGTGCATTctgatttattaataaataatagtgTTACAGATGGAAGTATTTTTTCTCCCGAACTTGTACCTATAAGTGTTTTATCAACCATGACATTAGCCTGTCCACCTATAGGAACTGTCACTCTTCCTTATATTACTAACagaataaattttttgaataGATATGAAGGacaaaatatacacacagaacatgatttaaaaatatttaaatga